A region of the Clostridium estertheticum subsp. estertheticum genome:
CGTCTTGCAGATATTCCAGTATCTCAAATAACACGTTTTGAAAAAGAATTTTTTGAGTTTATGGATACACATCATGGAGAAATAGGTAAAACAATAATTACAAACAAAGTGTTAGATGATAAATTAAAACAACAACTTACTGATGCTATAGATGAATTTAAAGAAATATTCGCTATTGATGATAAGTAAAGATAAGAATTTAATTAAATATAAGGAATCAATTAATATAGCACCTTTAAGCTATAATTAATTTGTGTTGACTATATATTATCAGAGCTAAATGGCATTGATAATATATAGTCAAGACTAAAGAGAGGTGAAACATGGCAGGTGCAGGGCTTGTTGCAATTAAACGAAGAATAAGATCTATAACAAATACTACGAAAATTACAAAAGCAATGGGATTAGTTTCGACATCTAAATACCAAAAAATAAGGAAAAAATTAGATACTAATAATAATTATGTAGATAAGCTTGAGGAAGTTATTAAACAAGTTAAAGATAATTATGACGAGGATAGTATCTATATAAAAGGGAACAAAAGTAGTAAGAAAATGTATGTTGTTTTGACTTCGGATACAGGTCTTTGTGGCGGCTTTAATTGGGCAATAGTAAATGAATTGATAAGTAAACTTAAAGACAATAAAGAAGAATACGATATAATTATAGTAGGCCATAAAGGAAGAGTTATATTCAAAAAGCTCAATATTGAAACTGTGGCTGAATATGTCGATATTTCGGATGTTCCTACTCAAAAAGAAGCCACTACTATTATTAATCATGCTTTCAACATGTATAATAATGATGAAATAGGTGAGGTTTATATTGTTTATAAAAAACTTATTTCAGCACTGAAAAATGAAGTTAAAATTGAAAAGTTACTTCCTCTAAATTTTGAAAATGAAGAAAATAGAAATAAAGAGTATGTAAATATTGAAGCAATAGATGAAAAAGCATTAGGTGAAATAACAACCTTATTTTTAGGTG
Encoded here:
- the atpG gene encoding ATP synthase F1 subunit gamma, giving the protein MAGAGLVAIKRRIRSITNTTKITKAMGLVSTSKYQKIRKKLDTNNNYVDKLEEVIKQVKDNYDEDSIYIKGNKSSKKMYVVLTSDTGLCGGFNWAIVNELISKLKDNKEEYDIIIVGHKGRVIFKKLNIETVAEYVDISDVPTQKEATTIINHAFNMYNNDEIGEVYIVYKKLISALKNEVKIEKLLPLNFENEENRNKEYVNIEAIDEKALGEITTLFLGGKTLNSMLHSKASEHKSRMESMGSATENANDILDKLNLKYNRSRQYSITQEISEIVGGAEALK